One Coleofasciculus sp. FACHB-T130 genomic window, CGGTCAACATGGTCAATTTCTACAAAGACAGACATAGCAATAGGGCTGAGGTATGAGGACTGAGGACTAAGTGAGGACTGAGGTATGAGGGCTGAGGACTGAGAGAAGGAACTAAAAGAGGAGTCAGGGATAAGGATTGAGGATGAGTTGAGAAGTTAAGGGCGAAGAGTTTACTTAATACTTCCTACTCAGCCCTCAGTCCTGAGTCTTCAGTCCTTACTTCTGTTCCTCTGGTACAACTTTGGAGGCGACGAAGCCTACTAGCCTATCTAGCAGCAAACCAACAACACCGACATACACAAGTGCGAGAATAATTTGGCTCAGTAAAGAGTTGTTGTAAGCGTCCCAGATGAAGAAACCAATTCCCACGCCGCCGACTAGCATTTCAGCCGCAACAATTGCCAGCCAAGACAAACCAATACCAATCCTCAGTCCAGTAAAGATATAAGGAACCGCTGCGGGAAAGAGAATCTTAAAGAAATACTTCTGCTTAGAAAGCCGCAACACTCTGGCAACGTTTCGGTAATCTTGAGGAATTTGCTGTACTCCCACTGTGGTGTTAATAATAATGGGCCATATCGACGTGATAAAAATCACGAAAATAGCTGAGGGATTACTTTGTTGAAATGCTGCCAGAGAAATCGGTAGCCATGCCAGAGGGGGAATGGTACGCAGAACCTGAAAGAGGGGGTCTAAAGCGCGGTAAGTAAACTGATTGGTACCAATCAAAATCCCCAACCCAATCCCAACTAAGGTAGACAGAGAGAAGCCAATCGCTACCCGTTGTAAACTGGCGAAAATTTGCAACGCCAAGCCTTTATCCGTACCGCCATTATCAAAAAATGGATTGATAATATAGGGATTCCAAGTTTCTCTTAGTACTTGGATTGGCCCTGGCAAACCTTTAGAACCCGGAGGGCAGAGGATTTGCCAAAGGATCATAAAAGCTGTAAGTGCTAGCAGCGGTGGCACAATATGTTTAAGTTTCTTCTGAAAGAAGGTTCCGATTAATTTCTGGGGATTATTACTTGAAAGGCGATTCTCAGTTCTAGCGGTCATTCTCGCTCCTAATTGTTAATCATATTGATTCGTCATTGGCTAGCGAACAGCGAATAGCCGATTCCTCTTGAACTATTCGCTATTCGTGATTTATGCCTTCTTAATCTTGAGACTCTTCAAGTATTCCTCTGGCTTTTCGGGGTCAAATTTGACGCCATCAAAGAACGTTTCAACACCGCGAGAACTGCTAGTCGGAATTTCTGAAGCAGGAACGCCTAGTGCTTTGGCTGCCTCTTTCCAGAGGTCTTCCCGGTTCACTTTGTCAACGAGTTCTTTAACATTGGTGTCAGCAGGAATATTCCCCCAACGGATGTTTTCAGTTAGAAACCAGGTGTCGTGACTCTTGTAGGGATAAGAAGCGTTATCTGACCAGAACTTCATCAGTAGCGGACTATTTTGCACGACCGGGCGACCATCGCCGTAGTCAATGTTGCCTTTGGAGCGTTCGATAATATCTTTGGCTGGGACTTTAAACCATTTTGCTTGGGAGACAATTTGGCACATCTCTTCTTTGTTTTCTGCCTTGTCGCACCACTGCTGGGCTTCTTGGATTGCCATTAGCAGCGCTTTGGCAGAATTGGGATTTTTATCTACCCAATCAGCCCGCATCGCAAAAGCTTTTTCGGGATGGTCTTTCCACAGTTCTCCCGTTACCAAGGCGGTGTAACCCTGCCCTTGGTTCACCAGCTGGGCGTTCCACGGTTCGCCTACACAGAAGGCTTCCATGTTGCCCGTTTTCATATTCGCTACCATCTGAGGCGGTGGTACGGGGACTGTAGAAATATCCTTGTTTGGATCGATGCCGCCTGCTGCTAACCAGTAGCGCATCCAGAGGTCGTGGGTACCACCAGGATAGGTAATAGCTGCCTTGAAGTCATTTTTGCCCCCAGCTTTGGCAAAGGCTTCTTTGAGTCCTTTGCTGTCTAAGCCAACTTTGGATTCTTTGTAAGTATTGGCAACAGAAATTGCTTGACCATTGGTATTTAACCGCGCCAGGATGTACATCGGCACTGGCTGCTTGTTCTTGGTTTGTCCCAAGCTCATAAAGTAAGGCATGGGGGATAAAATATGCGCCCCATCAATCCCACCGGCGTTACCGGCTGTGCCTAGCTCCAAGTTATCGCGGGTGACGGGCCAGGAAGCTTGCTTGACAACCTCAACCTCTGTCATGCCGTATTTGGCAAACAACCCTTTTTCCTGGGCTACAACTAGGGGCGCGGAATCCGTTAGAGCAATAAATCCTAGCTTGGCGGTGGTTGTTTCTACTTTCGGCGCGTTGGCTGCCGTGCTGGTGGCAACGGGGGAGGATTTTGAAGCGGACTTGGCGCTATCGGTCGGGCCGGAACTACAGCCATGAGCTAGCAAGCTTCCGGCTGTGGCTGCGCCTGCTGTAATGATAAATTGCCGTCTAGAAACTCTGCTCATATTTCTCTTGGAAGTGGTAACTCGGTGGTACGTAGTCGGGAATTGGTGGTAGGGAGTCGCTAAAAGCTTCTTTGCAATCCCTAGAAACGAGGGGTCGCCCCAAACTGTTCGATCAATAAATTCCGCAATACAGGTTTGAGGTCTTCGCAGGGAATGCTTTTCTGGACGCAGGTACCCAAATGGGCTTCTTTACCAACTGTGCCACCCATGTAAAGATCGACACCTTCTAAGGTTTTGCCGTTTTTGCGAACTTTCGTCCCCATCAAACCGATGTCGGCGACTTGAGGCTGACCGCAGGAGTTGGGGCAACCAGTCCAGTGAATCCGCACGGGTTTAGTTAGAGATAATTCTGCTCCCAGTTCTTCAATCGTTGCCAGGGCGCGGTTTTTAGTTTCAATTAAGGCAAAGTTGCAGAACTGTGACCCGGTGCAGGAGACTAGCGATCGCGCTAAAGGATCGGGATTGATCGAGAATCGTTCTAGCAGGGGTTCGGCTAAGCAGGCGTCTAAGCGCGAGTCAGGAATATTCGGGATGATGACATTTTGCTCAACGGTGAACCGCATTTCGCCGTTGCCGTAAACTTCAGCCATCCGAGCCAGGTCAAACATATCCTGGGCATAGAGACGCCCCACGGGAACGTGTAAGCCGACGTAGTTTAAGCCGGGTTGCTTTTGGGGGTACACGCCGATGTGGTCGCGCTTTTCCCAGTCAATTTCGTCCTTTTCGGCGGCTGGTTGGAGGGGCTTCTCCAGATATTCTTCTACCAAGGCTCGGAATTGTCCTAACCCCAATTCATCGATCAGCCACATCAGCCGTGCTTTGTGCCGATTCGATCGGGGACCGCGATCGCGAAAAACTTCTAAAACAGCTCGGCATACCTCTACAACATCGTCGGGATGCACCCAAGCGTTGAGGGGAATGGCAGCATCGCACCGTTTGGCAGAGAACAAACCACCGACGAGGACATTAAACCCGAAGACGCCATTTTTGTAAGCGGGGACGAAGGCAAGGTCGTTGATTTCAGCGTGAACCGAGTTGTCGCGACAACCGGCGATCGCAATATTGAATTTCCGGGGCAGATTGCTGAAAGCTTTGTTGCCTTCCCCATGATTCGTAATCATGTCCTGGACTTGCTGCACCAGACTTCGCGTATCAAACAATTCATCCGCATCAATCCCCGCAACTGGCGAACCTGTGATGTTGCGGACGTTATCCATTCCCGACTGAATGCTGGTCATCCCGACTCGCTCTAACCGTCGGAAAATTTCTGGCACATCCTCGATTCGGACTCCCCGCAGTTGGATATTTTGCCGGGTGGTGATGTCGCCGCTGCCATCTTCGCCGTAACGCTGCACAATCTCGGCGAGCATTCGCATTTGATCGCTGGTGAGGAGACCGCTGGGCATCCGCATCCGCATCATAAATTTTCCGGGCGTAACGGGTCTGAAGAAAATCCCTACCCACTTGAGTCGGTGGTCGCGGTCTGTTTCGTCCATCGCCTCCCAGCCAACCTGGGCAAAATGTTCAATTTCTGCCTTTACCGCCAGACCATCTTTCTCTGCTTTGAATTTTTCAAATTTATTAAGACTTGCTGTGGGCGTGGCTGTGCTTGTCATGGGTGTGTCCTCATTACGTGGCGCTCGAATGCCCGCAAACGGATAATCTTGTGTTTGTCAATTGCTCGTTGATGATAAGTTATGCAAACTGAACTGTGAAATTCGTATAAGAAATTACAAAATGTTAATACAAATGAAGTTTTTGCATCGATCGGATGCCATTTAGTCATGACATCCCCCTTAAGGAGGATTAATGATTTACATAAGAAATTCTTGTGGCGAGGGGTTTTGGGGAAGCGATCGCTTCCCCAAAACCCCTATTAATGCAACCATTGAGTTTCCCTCAACTCACAGCCATCCAATACTAGAACTCACAAAAACGTGATTTTCCTCCTCTTGAACGTGGAGTTAACCAGTTGTGTGAGAATTTCCCCTCGATAAAACCGGATTACAAGGAAATATTCAAAACGTTCGGAGGGAACGCTCTTTTGTACGATAGGCATAGAACGGGTACGAAACTCGGCAAATTACTAAATGATCATCCCGACTTCTGTGCTGGCAGATTTGCTGCAAGTCCTGCCCCAGCTGCGACCGCAAATGTATTTCAAGTCTTCCTTAATCGCCTTATCTCATGCGATGGAAGACCAGGTTCTGGCATCTTTAGACCAGCATCTGGTGATTGCCAGTTTCCAGCGAGAGCGCTTCTATCGTCAGGAGGCTCACCGTTACCGACGGATTGCAGAACGGACAGAGCAGTTATATGTGCTGGCAGCCCCAGAAACCGACTTTAGCAACAGTTCGGAAGCTTACGAAACTGTTGCGTTTGAGCCAACCGATGGTTTAAGTCAAGAGTGGCACTTAGTGGTGATCGGGCAGAATTATGCTACCTGCTTGGTTTGTCGAGAACGAAACCTAACAGAGGATGGGCGATCGCGTCAGGGTGTAAGAGGAAAGACCGCAGCTAGAAAAGGAATCGCACCCGCGTTTTCCCCTAGCCGCCGCACTTCTGACCTTCCTCGAACCACCTCCCGATTGCGGATGTCATCGTTTGAAGGGATAGACCCCGCCCGCCGGTTTGAGGGAATCTGGACGTTCGATCGGCAAGTCAGTTGCATCGTTGCTGAATTATTACTCAATCGGATTTCGCAGTACCGTCCGGAATTGGCTCAAAAGCTCGCTCAAGCACGAAATATTTACGGCATTCCTTCGAGGGGAGAGTTTTTAGAAAATTCCTTTGGAAAAACCGATCGGGAAGCAGCGAATCGGCAGAATTTTTTAGTTCAAAACTCCGTACAGCCACAGGCGGCAAAGGAACCCTCTGCCCAAACTCCAGAGTCTCTAACCGACAATCCCGACCCCTTTGTTCAGTGCCTAGTCACTTACTTGCAAGCGGGGCAGTACAAGCTGCTCAAAGCTTATCGCTCAATTTCCGCCCAAGAACGCAAAGAACGCCTAGTCAACTCGATTACGGCTGCCATCCGGCGGGGTAGCCATACGGGACAGCCGTTACACCCGGATGAAATTCTATCCATTGCCGTACAGGAATTAGGACAGGCATTGTTTGCTTGCCGGTGTCTAATTTATCGTGCCGGGGAAATCGATACTTCTGCCACGATTAACCATGAATTTTTGAAAGTGACCGATAACGGGAATTCTCGACTTGCCTCTGCACTCGGTCAGAATTGGCCTTTACAGGAAAATCCTCTATTTCAGGAAGTTGTGCAGAACCGAGAGCGAGTTTATGTTGCCGATACTCATATCGACCCTCGCATTGTAGGAGTGTCGGCAGGAATATCGGTAGGAGTGTCGGAACTTCCTTCCAATCGCCCACTTCAAACTCTGGCGAGCCGCTTTGCTATTCAGTCTTGGCTGATGATGCCAGTGCTATATCAGGATCGACTACTGGGGATAGTAGAGCTGCATCATTGCGGTGCTACCCCCTACGAGTGGCAGGACGACGAACTAGAACTTGTAGAAGCCATTTCTATTCAAATCGCCGGGGCGTTGATTCAAGCCGAAGCCTACGCGAACCTGGAAGACCTCAACCAACAGCTAGAAGCTCTCGATCGCACTCGCAGCAACTTAGTCGCAATTACGGGTCACGAACTCCGCACCCCCCTCTCTACTATCCAAGTCTGCCTGGAAAGTCTAGCGAGCGAACCTGATATGCCCCCGGAGATGCGGCAAGTGATGCTCAGTACCGCTCTCACCGACGCCGAGCGGATGCGTAAACTGGTTCAAGATTTCCTCACCCTTTCTCGCCTAGAAAGTGGTCGGGTGCAATGGCATCCAGAACCCCTAGCCCTGCCAGAGTGCATCGATCTTGCCCTCAGCAGTATCCGCGCCCGCAATTCCGATGGTCAGCTACCAAAGATTATTACTAAAGTGTCTGATTCGCTGCCTTTAGTACGAGCGGATGGGGAGTGGCTGGTCGAGGTGCTTGCCAAACTGCTGGACAACGCTTGCAAATTTACAACGGCTCAAGGAAAAATTACGATACTCGCTGAGTGTAACGACAGCTCAATGCTTGAAGTTACGGTTGCCGATACAGGTCGTGGCATTGAACCCAACCGGCTGGAGGCTGTCTTCGATCGGTTCTATCAGGAAGAAGGCGCTCTGCGGCGAACTACTGGCGGTACTGGTCTGGGACTTGCGATTTGTCGCCAAGTTGTCACGGGTTGGGGCGGTGAAATTTGGGCTGAATCCGCTGGGAAAGACCAAGGTAGTCAGTTTCACTTTACCGTCCCTATCGCGGCAAGGCACTCAGCAGTCAGTAGTCTTTGATGAAATTAGTCAGCAATTAGTAGTCAGGAGTGCTTGACTAATGACCCATGACTAATGACTAAATGACTCATGACTAAATGGCTAATGACAAACTGTTACAGTTCTTGACAGACTCGCAAGACAGGCCTTGCCTCGGTGATAGGATGCCCTAAAACGTTGGGAGAAAAATCTATGCCAGAAACTCTTACTGGACAAACCCCCATATTTGGCGGCGGTACCGGCGGTTTGCTCACCAAAGCTGAACTAGAAGAAAAGTACGCCATCACTTGGACAAGCCCGAAACAGCAAGTATTTGAATTGCCGACTGGTGGCTCTGCCATCATGAACCAAGGTGATAACTTGCTATACCTAGCACGTAAAGAATACTGCATCATGTTAGGCGGTCAGGTACTCCGAGCCAAGTTCAAAATCAACAACTACAAGATTTACCGTGTCTTCCCGAACGGTGAAATGGAGTATCTGCATCCGAAGGATGGCGTCTTCCCAGAGAAAGTCAATCAAGGTCGTCCTTATGTGAATAAGGTAGAACGGAACATTGGCAGCAACCCGGAACCGCCAACGATTAAGTTTAGCGGTCGTGCGACTTACGACGTTTAGCACCTTTTTAATTATTTAGCATCAGTAGGGTGGGCATCCACCCTACTTTGTCCGTTAAAGATGATGCGATAAATGGGCCAAGCAAGGGCAATTCTGTTGGGTTAACAGTTTGAATTCAGATATCGCAATTCTCATTTGGGTGCGATACATCTGTAGGAGCATGACAATCCAAAAGCGCCTATCAAACATTAGAACCGCAAGATATTCCACCCAACTGAGAACTGCTATATTTGCTCCCCACGACTTATCCTCCAAGACTCCCCGATAAGTTGGGGAAATTAGATAAAACAAAAATACGAGAGTCTAAAGGAGAAAGATGAAGGATGAACTAAAGCGTCTGGTTCTTCCCTTTTCCCATTTGCGCCCATTTCTGTTTTAACCTGGATGAATAATGGCGGCGCTAGGCGAATCGCCTCGATCCAGAACGCAAGAAAATTATGATTTTTCCTGATTTTTCCCAATTTTCCGATCTGGCTAAACAGGGTAATTTTGTGCCGGTGTATCAAGAATGGGTGGCAGACCTAGATACACCCGTGTCTGCTTGGTACAAAGTCTGTGCTGGACAGCCTTATAGCTTTTTACTGGAATCCGTGGAAGGTGGGGAAAAAGTAGGTCGCTACAGTTTTGTCGGCTGCGATCCTTTGTGGGTGTTGGAGGCGAGAGGAAATAAAACGACGCAAACCCACCGTGACGGGAGAGCGATCGCGTTTGAAGGCGATCCATTTCAGGCATTAGCTTATTGTCTAAAGCCGTTTCATCCGGTTACGTTGCCCCAATTGCCGCCCGGAATCGGCGGATTATTTGGCTTCTGGGGTTATGAACTGATTAACTGGATAGAGCCGCGCGTGCCGATTTATCCCGCCTCAGAGGACGATTTGCCGGATGGATTGTGGATGCAGGTCGATAACCTGATTATTTTCGATCAGGTGAAGCGGAAGATTTGGGCGATCGCGTATGCGGATTTGCGCGACCCAGAGGTTGATTTGGCTCAGGCATATCAACAAGCGTGCGATCGCGTTACTCAACTGGTCAGCAAACTCCAGCTACCTCTGTCAGGAAAAGATACTTTGTTGCAATGGACGCCCCCTGAAAATCGGGAGAAGCAACTCACCTACACCAGCAACACCGGACGCGAACAATTCTGCGCCAATGTGGAAAAGGCAAAAGATTATATTCGTGCCGGAGATATATTTCAGGTCGTCCTGTCTCAACAACTCTGTGCCGAATATAGCGGCGATCCCTTTGCCTTATATCGCTCTTTGCGCCTCATTAATCCCTCGCCTTATATGGCTTATTTCAACTTCGGCGATTGGCAGATTATTGGCTCTAGCCCGGAAGTGATGGTGAAGGCGGTGCTGAGTTCTTACGGAGGCGATGCGGCGCTAACAGAGGAGGGGATGAGCGCGACCGTGCGCCCGATTGCCGGAACGCGCCCGCGAGGGAAGACGCCAAAAGAAGATGACGCCTTTGCTGAGGACTTACTTCAAGACCCAAAGGAAATTGCCGAACACGTGATGCTGGTTGACTTAGGCCGCAATGATTTGGGGCGCGTCTGCACCAGCGGCACGGTGAGAGTCGATGAATTGATGCTAATCGAGCGTTACTCTC contains:
- a CDS encoding DICT sensory domain-containing protein is translated as MIIPTSVLADLLQVLPQLRPQMYFKSSLIALSHAMEDQVLASLDQHLVIASFQRERFYRQEAHRYRRIAERTEQLYVLAAPETDFSNSSEAYETVAFEPTDGLSQEWHLVVIGQNYATCLVCRERNLTEDGRSRQGVRGKTAARKGIAPAFSPSRRTSDLPRTTSRLRMSSFEGIDPARRFEGIWTFDRQVSCIVAELLLNRISQYRPELAQKLAQARNIYGIPSRGEFLENSFGKTDREAANRQNFLVQNSVQPQAAKEPSAQTPESLTDNPDPFVQCLVTYLQAGQYKLLKAYRSISAQERKERLVNSITAAIRRGSHTGQPLHPDEILSIAVQELGQALFACRCLIYRAGEIDTSATINHEFLKVTDNGNSRLASALGQNWPLQENPLFQEVVQNRERVYVADTHIDPRIVGVSAGISVGVSELPSNRPLQTLASRFAIQSWLMMPVLYQDRLLGIVELHHCGATPYEWQDDELELVEAISIQIAGALIQAEAYANLEDLNQQLEALDRTRSNLVAITGHELRTPLSTIQVCLESLASEPDMPPEMRQVMLSTALTDAERMRKLVQDFLTLSRLESGRVQWHPEPLALPECIDLALSSIRARNSDGQLPKIITKVSDSLPLVRADGEWLVEVLAKLLDNACKFTTAQGKITILAECNDSSMLEVTVADTGRGIEPNRLEAVFDRFYQEEGALRRTTGGTGLGLAICRQVVTGWGGEIWAESAGKDQGSQFHFTVPIAARHSAVSSL
- a CDS encoding photosystem I reaction center subunit II PsaD, which gives rise to MPETLTGQTPIFGGGTGGLLTKAELEEKYAITWTSPKQQVFELPTGGSAIMNQGDNLLYLARKEYCIMLGGQVLRAKFKINNYKIYRVFPNGEMEYLHPKDGVFPEKVNQGRPYVNKVERNIGSNPEPPTIKFSGRATYDV
- a CDS encoding CmpA/NrtA family ABC transporter substrate-binding protein, which translates into the protein MSRVSRRQFIITAGAATAGSLLAHGCSSGPTDSAKSASKSSPVATSTAANAPKVETTTAKLGFIALTDSAPLVVAQEKGLFAKYGMTEVEVVKQASWPVTRDNLELGTAGNAGGIDGAHILSPMPYFMSLGQTKNKQPVPMYILARLNTNGQAISVANTYKESKVGLDSKGLKEAFAKAGGKNDFKAAITYPGGTHDLWMRYWLAAGGIDPNKDISTVPVPPPQMVANMKTGNMEAFCVGEPWNAQLVNQGQGYTALVTGELWKDHPEKAFAMRADWVDKNPNSAKALLMAIQEAQQWCDKAENKEEMCQIVSQAKWFKVPAKDIIERSKGNIDYGDGRPVVQNSPLLMKFWSDNASYPYKSHDTWFLTENIRWGNIPADTNVKELVDKVNREDLWKEAAKALGVPASEIPTSSSRGVETFFDGVKFDPEKPEEYLKSLKIKKA
- the ntrB gene encoding nitrate ABC transporter permease, which produces MTARTENRLSSNNPQKLIGTFFQKKLKHIVPPLLALTAFMILWQILCPPGSKGLPGPIQVLRETWNPYIINPFFDNGGTDKGLALQIFASLQRVAIGFSLSTLVGIGLGILIGTNQFTYRALDPLFQVLRTIPPLAWLPISLAAFQQSNPSAIFVIFITSIWPIIINTTVGVQQIPQDYRNVARVLRLSKQKYFFKILFPAAVPYIFTGLRIGIGLSWLAIVAAEMLVGGVGIGFFIWDAYNNSLLSQIILALVYVGVVGLLLDRLVGFVASKVVPEEQK
- a CDS encoding anthranilate synthase component I family protein, which codes for MIFPDFSQFSDLAKQGNFVPVYQEWVADLDTPVSAWYKVCAGQPYSFLLESVEGGEKVGRYSFVGCDPLWVLEARGNKTTQTHRDGRAIAFEGDPFQALAYCLKPFHPVTLPQLPPGIGGLFGFWGYELINWIEPRVPIYPASEDDLPDGLWMQVDNLIIFDQVKRKIWAIAYADLRDPEVDLAQAYQQACDRVTQLVSKLQLPLSGKDTLLQWTPPENREKQLTYTSNTGREQFCANVEKAKDYIRAGDIFQVVLSQQLCAEYSGDPFALYRSLRLINPSPYMAYFNFGDWQIIGSSPEVMVKAVLSSYGGDAALTEEGMSATVRPIAGTRPRGKTPKEDDAFAEDLLQDPKEIAEHVMLVDLGRNDLGRVCTSGTVRVDELMLIERYSHVMHIVSNVLGELAPDKTAWDLLKACFPAGTVSGAPKIRAMEIIHELEPCRRGPYSGAYGWYDFEGQLNTAIAIRTMVVRSQASGKHQVSVQAGAGLVADSRPETEYQETLNKAKGLLEAIRCLE
- a CDS encoding ferredoxin--nitrite reductase is translated as MTSTATPTASLNKFEKFKAEKDGLAVKAEIEHFAQVGWEAMDETDRDHRLKWVGIFFRPVTPGKFMMRMRMPSGLLTSDQMRMLAEIVQRYGEDGSGDITTRQNIQLRGVRIEDVPEIFRRLERVGMTSIQSGMDNVRNITGSPVAGIDADELFDTRSLVQQVQDMITNHGEGNKAFSNLPRKFNIAIAGCRDNSVHAEINDLAFVPAYKNGVFGFNVLVGGLFSAKRCDAAIPLNAWVHPDDVVEVCRAVLEVFRDRGPRSNRHKARLMWLIDELGLGQFRALVEEYLEKPLQPAAEKDEIDWEKRDHIGVYPQKQPGLNYVGLHVPVGRLYAQDMFDLARMAEVYGNGEMRFTVEQNVIIPNIPDSRLDACLAEPLLERFSINPDPLARSLVSCTGSQFCNFALIETKNRALATIEELGAELSLTKPVRIHWTGCPNSCGQPQVADIGLMGTKVRKNGKTLEGVDLYMGGTVGKEAHLGTCVQKSIPCEDLKPVLRNLLIEQFGATPRF